The following coding sequences are from one Shumkonia mesophila window:
- the mnmE gene encoding tRNA uridine-5-carboxymethylaminomethyl(34) synthesis GTPase MnmE: MKSGTIYALASASGPAGVAVIRLSGPEAGEAWRRLTGIPLPPPRRLVRMRFTDPDTGEVLDDGLGVWFAGPASFTGEDVVEFHLHGGRAVVAGALAALGRIGGLRLAEPGEFTRRAFENGRMDLTAAEGLADLVAAETAAQRRQALRQMQGALGALYEEWREDLLRDLAHVEAAIDFADEDLPEGLIEEVRRRAAAVRAAMADHLADGRRGERLRDGVQVAIVGPPNAGKSSLLNLLARREAAIVAETAGTTRDVIEVHLDLAGIPVVVADTAGLRDGGDAVECEGVRRAQARAAEADVRIALFDATRWPETDGRTAALVDGATVVAINKSDITSPPPPLAVNGVAGLAVSVRTGIGIDGLMARLAAAVAECCPAAGAPAMTRARHREALEACVAALDRFLSGEGVAPELAAEDLRLATRALGRITGRVDVEDVLDVIFREFCIGK; the protein is encoded by the coding sequence ATGAAAAGCGGCACCATCTACGCCCTGGCCAGCGCCAGCGGGCCGGCCGGCGTGGCGGTCATCCGGCTGTCGGGGCCGGAGGCTGGCGAGGCGTGGCGGCGCCTGACCGGCATCCCCCTGCCGCCCCCTCGCCGCCTGGTGCGGATGCGATTCACTGACCCCGACACCGGTGAGGTCCTCGACGATGGGCTTGGCGTGTGGTTCGCCGGGCCGGCCAGCTTTACCGGCGAGGATGTGGTGGAGTTTCACCTGCACGGCGGTCGGGCGGTGGTCGCCGGCGCGCTGGCGGCGCTGGGGCGGATCGGCGGGCTTAGGCTGGCCGAGCCCGGGGAGTTCACGCGGCGGGCCTTCGAGAATGGCAGGATGGATTTGACGGCCGCCGAGGGCCTGGCCGATCTGGTGGCCGCCGAGACGGCGGCGCAGCGCCGTCAGGCCTTGCGCCAGATGCAGGGTGCCCTGGGCGCGCTTTACGAGGAATGGCGGGAGGATCTGCTGCGCGACCTCGCCCATGTGGAAGCGGCCATCGACTTCGCCGACGAAGATTTGCCGGAGGGCTTGATCGAGGAAGTCCGGCGGCGGGCGGCGGCGGTGCGCGCCGCGATGGCCGATCACCTGGCCGACGGTCGGCGCGGTGAGCGGCTGCGCGACGGCGTGCAGGTGGCGATCGTCGGGCCGCCCAACGCCGGCAAGTCGAGCCTGCTGAACCTGCTGGCCCGCCGCGAGGCGGCCATCGTGGCGGAGACCGCCGGCACGACGCGCGACGTCATCGAGGTCCATCTCGACCTGGCCGGGATTCCGGTGGTGGTGGCCGACACTGCCGGCCTGCGGGACGGCGGCGATGCGGTGGAGTGCGAGGGCGTGCGGCGGGCCCAGGCGCGGGCGGCCGAGGCCGATGTCAGGATCGCGTTGTTCGACGCCACCCGTTGGCCGGAGACCGACGGCCGCACCGCCGCCCTGGTCGATGGGGCGACGGTGGTGGCGATCAACAAGTCCGATATAACGTCCCCGCCCCCACCCCTCGCGGTAAACGGCGTCGCGGGGCTGGCGGTTTCGGTGCGCACCGGTATTGGCATCGACGGGCTGATGGCCCGGCTGGCGGCGGCGGTGGCCGAATGCTGTCCGGCGGCGGGTGCGCCGGCCATGACCCGGGCCCGCCATCGCGAGGCCCTGGAGGCGTGTGTGGCGGCGCTGGACCGGTTCCTGTCGGGAGAGGGCGTGGCGCCGGAGTTGGCCGCCGAGGACCTGCGGCTGGCGACCCGGGCCCTGGGGCGGATTACCGGACGGGTGGATGTCGAGGACGTGCTCGACGTCATCTTTCGCGAGTTCTGCATCGGCAAATGA